GCATCTGGCGGACTCTGCCAGGATGCCTGCGTGAGTCATCCGTCTCTAGTCGTCGCCGAGAGGGTTCGTCGGCGACTGCGCCTCGAGCACACCGATCCGTCCTCGCATCCCGACGAGGCGCGGCACATCGCGCAGACCGAGGTGCGCCGCCACAACGACCTCGCGCTGCAGCGCGGCGAGGCGATGATCGATGACGAGGCGGCGCTCGTGCGCGACGTGCTGGCATCCGTGTCGGGATTCGGAGCGCTCCAGCCGCTGCTGGACGATCCTGAGATCGAGGAGATCTGGCTGAACGGGCCCGACCGCATCTTCATCGCGCGCGGCGGCACCACCGAGCGGGTGGACATGCGCCTGACGGATGCCATCGTGCGCGATCTGGTGGAGCGGATGCTGCAGGCCACGGGTCGCCGTGTCGACGTCAGCCAGCCGTTCGTCGACGCCTCCCTGCCGGACGGTTCGCGCCTGCACGTGGCCATCGCGGACGTGGTCCGCGGCTCCTGGGCGGTGAACATCCGCAAGTTCCTGACGCAGCACCGCACGCTGGAGTCGCTGATCGCCCAGGGATCGGTTCCGCGGGACTTGGCCGATCTGCTGCACCGGGCGCTGCTCGACGGGCGCAGCATCATCGTGTCCGGCGCGACCCACGCGGGAAAGACCACGCTGCTGGGGGCGCTGCTGGCATCCGTCGCCGACAAGCAGCGCATCGTGACCGTCGAGGAGACGTTCGAGCTCGCCGTGGACGGCCCCGATGTCGTGGCGCTGCAGGGTCGGCAGGCCAGCCTG
Above is a genomic segment from Microbacterium sp. W4I4 containing:
- a CDS encoding CpaF family protein is translated as MSHPSLVVAERVRRRLRLEHTDPSSHPDEARHIAQTEVRRHNDLALQRGEAMIDDEAALVRDVLASVSGFGALQPLLDDPEIEEIWLNGPDRIFIARGGTTERVDMRLTDAIVRDLVERMLQATGRRVDVSQPFVDASLPDGSRLHVAIADVVRGSWAVNIRKFLTQHRTLESLIAQGSVPRDLADLLHRALLDGRSIIVSGATHAGKTTLLGALLASVADKQRIVTVEETFELAVDGPDVVALQGRQASLEGTGEITLRRLVKEALRMRPDRIVVGEVRDAEALDLVLALNTGVPAAGTIHANSADEALDKLALLPLLAGRNIDRSFIVPALATSISYVVHCRREADGSRRIVEVIAPTGEVVDGRIVTTPVYRADETA